The DNA sequence GAATAAAATTGTTAACAGCTTGAATTTACAGTCAAGATAGCCACACTTTTAAAACAGATTGCTGAAGAGTTTTTCTAGACTATATAATGATCTAAGTACAGTATACCTATTAATAGCTTATTCAGGACAGACCTCAGCGTATACATTATTCAGAACTTTATCCAACAGTTAAAACTTGATTGGCAATGATACTTAGATAATCTGGCACCAAAGGTTTAAAATTTCTGTTCAACATTTTATAGCTGTTTTTACTAACACATCaattcagcaaaacaaaacaaacactctAGACAGCAATTTCCTCAGAAAACTTCCTTTTTAGCAGGGCAAGTAAGGTTTAGCTCATGCATAGCTTTGTGACAGTAGGTGTCAAATTGCTGTCCATTACAGGTGCTTTTAACAGTGGCTAATAAGTGGACCGTGCTGCTGATGAAAAGTTGCTTAGTCCAAATGCTAGATTTTCTTGCAAGCATTTCCTCATTCTGGAAGATTCTCGCTTGGTTCTTTTCCCCCTTTGATGTGCTTTTTCCATTGCATAGTGCAGTGAAGATCAATCAAATATGCTGGACTTCAGAGAAGCATCACAATGATGCAGATAAGCAAGAGGCATATTAAGATAAGGCAAAAATTTACAAAGAGCTCCTGAAGCCTTTGGCGTGTTTGTGGGTTCACCTCAATAGTTGAGGCTCTCCTCAGAGCAGAGCGGGTCATGTACTGCACCTTCTCCATGGCAACGGGAAAGCAGAAACTTAAGTATTTTTTTTAGGAAGCCGAGGTTTTCAGGGACAGTGCAAAGTGCTTAAGATCTTCTCTTTGGGGGGATTAAAAATCTTTGTGGAGCTAGGGAGAGCAGGAAAGTGAAGTGTTAGAAAAACGGCAAACAGTGCTTTGGCTAGTGCAAGTGCAGATTACTTTAGAATGGacagattacagttggccctccacatttccggctttgacttttgcagatttgattattcatggatctgattaatatgttctctctaggaatctctaggtcttctagcaCAACTTTATAGTCAATGTGCTCcagaagtcacactgaaggactgagtgattcctagagagaacacttctctaggcattcgtatgtcctccagtgcaattctgtggtcagtgtctggcagatgttgaccacagagttgtgttggatggcctagagattcatagagaggtgttctctcaagtaaaataAATAGTGgggtttta is a window from the Sceloporus undulatus isolate JIND9_A2432 ecotype Alabama chromosome 1, SceUnd_v1.1, whole genome shotgun sequence genome containing:
- the PLN gene encoding cardiac phospholamban is translated as MEKVQYMTRSALRRASTIEVNPQTRQRLQELFVNFCLILICLLLICIIVMLL